In Amycolatopsis methanolica 239, a single genomic region encodes these proteins:
- a CDS encoding glycosyltransferase gives MVQGDTPLPLVSVILVNYRGAEHTIACLRALREDLDYPELEVLVVDNASGGDDVARIKAAAGDARVIESGTNTGFAGGCNLGARHARGSVLAFLNNDARPDAAWAKAAVDVLRTQPTVAAVASKVLDWDGTGVDFVDAGLTWFGMGYKRHAGGPLADVAPGEHDVAKDVLFATGSAMFVRAEVFQALGGFDERFFMFYEDVDLGWRLNLRGWRVRYVPESVAYHRHHGTMSEVDAPDTGRETFLLERNALAALYKNLSDETLAKVLPAALALAVRRATARGELDPTRLDLAKAGPVETAPVAIPRTTLAGVLAIDQFVELLPSLAESRAAEQAARVRTDADLIPLMRKAMEPAYPLPRYLDAHDILADVFGIEAVFGQRRKVLVITGDAITDRMAGPAIRAWNIATVLSAEHDVRLVTVNPLAAPPPAPFPVSAAKKRDLTEPVEWADIVILQGHVLEMAPALKAQDSSKIVVCDLYDPMHLELLEQGKSAPDDRRAADLAGVTRVLDAQLLRGDFFLCASERQRLFWLGHLAALGRLSPRLYDADPTTQSLLSVVPFGLSPEPPVRTGPGLRATLDIDGADRVVLWAGGVYSWFDPLTLVRAIDRLRQRRPDVKLVFLGMKHPNPEVAEMDIGARTIHLADRLGLTDKHVYFNEQWVPFGERQNWLLDANCGVTTHYEHVETTFAFRTRVLDYLWAGLPIVTTDGDAFADLVREEKLGVVVPAEDVDALADALERVLYDEDFAAECRARIEVVAQRFAWPTALAPLVEFCRDPRPAADRLIGAAPLTAEVPPRGAVAVRRDLALVKEYLADGGPKELARRVAGRVRKVVRGRG, from the coding sequence TTGGTCCAGGGGGACACACCACTGCCGCTGGTCTCGGTGATCTTGGTGAACTACCGGGGCGCGGAGCACACGATCGCCTGCCTGCGCGCCCTGCGCGAGGACCTCGACTACCCGGAGCTCGAGGTGCTGGTCGTCGACAACGCCTCGGGCGGTGACGACGTCGCGCGCATCAAGGCGGCGGCCGGCGACGCCCGGGTGATCGAGTCCGGCACCAACACCGGCTTCGCGGGCGGCTGCAACCTCGGCGCCCGGCACGCCCGCGGGAGCGTGCTCGCGTTCCTGAACAACGACGCCCGGCCGGACGCCGCGTGGGCGAAGGCGGCGGTCGACGTGCTGCGCACCCAGCCGACGGTCGCGGCCGTGGCCAGCAAGGTCCTGGACTGGGACGGCACCGGTGTGGACTTCGTGGACGCCGGCCTGACCTGGTTCGGCATGGGCTACAAGCGGCACGCGGGCGGCCCGCTGGCCGATGTCGCGCCGGGTGAGCACGACGTCGCCAAGGACGTGTTGTTCGCCACCGGCTCGGCGATGTTCGTGCGCGCCGAGGTCTTCCAGGCGCTCGGCGGGTTCGACGAACGCTTCTTCATGTTCTATGAGGACGTCGACCTGGGCTGGCGGCTGAACCTACGCGGCTGGCGCGTGCGGTACGTGCCGGAGTCGGTGGCCTACCACCGCCACCACGGGACGATGTCCGAAGTGGACGCGCCGGACACCGGCCGGGAGACGTTCCTGTTGGAGCGCAACGCTCTCGCCGCCCTCTACAAGAACCTCTCCGACGAGACGCTGGCGAAGGTGCTGCCCGCCGCGCTGGCGCTGGCCGTGCGCCGCGCCACCGCTCGCGGCGAGCTGGACCCCACACGGCTGGACCTCGCCAAGGCCGGCCCGGTCGAGACCGCGCCGGTGGCGATCCCGCGCACCACGCTCGCCGGGGTGCTGGCCATCGACCAGTTCGTCGAGCTGCTGCCGTCGCTGGCCGAGTCGCGCGCCGCCGAGCAGGCCGCGCGTGTGCGCACCGACGCGGACCTGATCCCGTTGATGCGCAAGGCGATGGAGCCGGCTTATCCCCTGCCGCGATACCTGGACGCGCACGACATTCTGGCCGACGTCTTCGGCATCGAGGCCGTGTTCGGGCAGCGCCGCAAGGTCCTGGTGATCACCGGCGACGCGATCACCGACCGGATGGCGGGCCCCGCGATCCGCGCGTGGAACATCGCCACCGTGCTGTCCGCCGAGCACGACGTGCGCCTGGTCACGGTCAACCCGCTGGCCGCGCCGCCGCCCGCGCCGTTCCCGGTGAGCGCGGCGAAGAAGCGGGATCTGACCGAGCCGGTCGAGTGGGCGGACATCGTGATCCTGCAGGGCCACGTGCTGGAGATGGCGCCCGCGCTGAAGGCGCAGGACTCCAGCAAGATCGTGGTCTGCGATCTGTACGACCCGATGCACCTGGAGCTGCTGGAGCAGGGCAAGAGCGCGCCGGACGACCGTCGCGCGGCGGACCTGGCCGGCGTGACACGGGTGCTCGACGCGCAGCTGCTGCGCGGTGACTTCTTCCTGTGCGCGTCGGAGCGGCAGCGGCTGTTCTGGCTGGGGCACCTGGCCGCGCTGGGCCGCCTGTCGCCGCGGCTGTACGACGCGGACCCGACCACGCAGTCGCTGCTGTCGGTCGTCCCGTTCGGCCTGTCGCCGGAGCCGCCGGTGCGGACGGGCCCCGGCCTGCGGGCGACGCTGGACATCGACGGAGCCGACCGGGTCGTGCTGTGGGCGGGTGGCGTCTACAGCTGGTTCGACCCGCTGACGCTGGTGCGCGCCATCGACCGGCTGCGGCAGCGGCGGCCGGACGTGAAGCTGGTGTTCCTCGGCATGAAGCACCCGAACCCCGAGGTCGCCGAGATGGACATCGGAGCGCGCACGATCCACCTGGCCGACCGGCTCGGGCTGACCGACAAGCACGTCTACTTCAACGAGCAGTGGGTGCCCTTCGGTGAGCGGCAGAACTGGCTGCTCGACGCGAACTGCGGCGTGACGACGCACTACGAGCACGTGGAGACCACGTTCGCGTTCCGCACCAGGGTCCTGGACTACCTGTGGGCGGGGCTGCCGATCGTGACCACGGACGGTGACGCGTTCGCCGACCTGGTCCGCGAGGAGAAGCTCGGTGTCGTGGTGCCCGCCGAGGACGTGGACGCGCTGGCCGACGCGCTGGAGCGGGTGCTGTACGACGAGGACTTCGCCGCGGAGTGCCGGGCGCGGATCGAGGTCGTGGCGCAGCGGTTCGCGTGGCCGACGGCGCTGGCTCCGCTGGTGGAGTTCTGCCGCGACCCGCGCCCGGCGGCCGACCGGCTGATCGGCGCGGCTCCGCTGACGGCGGAGGTGCCGCCGCGTGGCGCGGTGGCGGTGCGGCGGGATCTGGCCCTGGTGAAGGAGTACCTCGCCGACGGCGGCCCGAAGGAGCTGGCGCGGCGGGTCGCGGGCCGCGTGCGGAAGGTAGTCCGCGGTCGTGGCTGA
- a CDS encoding glycosyltransferase family 2 protein yields MPIRSTVVVVTWRGAAHITACLDALAAQTRPHRLLVIDNASDDGTARLLATHPSAPEVVRLPRNAGYAGATAHAVSEVDTEFTVWLNDDAAPAPDWLAELEDHVGDAAAAGSRLEYADGQVQSLGVNLTPDGHGYDTPETPAFGFCGGAALIRTRTLREVGGVPASFFCYYEDTDTAWRLRLAGHDIVTVPTARVTHRHGASTNPGSDAFHRWNERNRLLTLLRCAPAAIAARELARFAAITALLPLKRDVPEAPNFRLGLRCRVLGEVALRLPGTLAARKSITRRSTVGRGAVWAAWTSR; encoded by the coding sequence GTGCCGATCCGCAGCACCGTCGTGGTGGTCACCTGGCGCGGCGCCGCGCACATCACCGCCTGCCTGGACGCCCTCGCCGCCCAGACGCGCCCGCACCGGCTGCTGGTGATCGACAACGCCTCCGACGACGGCACCGCCCGCCTGCTGGCCACGCACCCGTCCGCGCCGGAGGTCGTCCGGCTGCCGCGCAACGCCGGCTACGCGGGCGCGACGGCGCACGCCGTGTCCGAAGTGGACACCGAGTTCACGGTGTGGCTCAACGACGACGCCGCCCCTGCCCCCGACTGGCTCGCCGAGCTGGAGGACCACGTCGGCGACGCCGCGGCCGCCGGGTCGCGCCTGGAATACGCCGACGGCCAGGTCCAGTCCCTCGGCGTGAACCTCACCCCGGACGGCCACGGCTACGACACCCCGGAGACCCCGGCCTTCGGCTTCTGCGGAGGCGCCGCGCTGATCCGCACCCGCACGCTTCGCGAAGTGGGCGGGGTGCCGGCGAGCTTCTTCTGCTACTACGAAGACACCGACACCGCGTGGCGGCTGCGGCTGGCCGGGCACGACATCGTGACGGTCCCCACGGCCCGTGTCACACACCGGCACGGCGCCAGCACGAACCCGGGATCCGACGCCTTCCACCGGTGGAACGAACGCAACCGCCTGCTCACCCTCCTGCGCTGCGCCCCGGCCGCGATCGCCGCGCGGGAGCTCGCCCGGTTCGCCGCGATCACCGCCCTGCTGCCGCTGAAGCGCGACGTGCCGGAAGCGCCCAATTTCCGCCTGGGCCTGCGGTGCCGCGTGCTCGGCGAAGTGGCCCTACGGCTGCCCGGCACGCTGGCCGCGCGGAAGTCGATCACGCGCCGCTCGACGGTCGGCCGAGGCGCGGTCTGGGCGGCCTGGACCTCCCGATAG
- a CDS encoding glycosyltransferase family 4 protein: MPELVVIAEQLLAPVPGGTGRYTAELLRALAETAPPGWTVSAVTARHAEGLPGARMLPLPPRALVAAWQAGLPYWPGGDAVHAPTPLAPSRVPRGRTLSVTVHDTVPWTHPETLTPRGVRWHRAVIARAARRASGLVVPTRAVADDLRTRVPVGVPVTVAGHGAAAVFTRDDLPEVDVPESYVLAIGTIEPRKGIDVLVEAVSRLGVPLLLAGQPGWGGLDPVAMAGNRADVRVLGRLNDVSLAAVLRRASVLAAPSVAEGFGLPVLEAMAAGVPVVHSDAPALVEVAGGAGMAFPRGDATALAAALREVLSSPELAADLVARGRARAASFSWAGAARAVWAVHERATS; the protein is encoded by the coding sequence GTGCCGGAACTCGTGGTCATCGCCGAGCAGTTGCTCGCGCCCGTGCCGGGCGGGACGGGCCGCTACACCGCGGAGCTGCTGCGCGCGCTGGCCGAGACGGCGCCGCCCGGGTGGACGGTGTCGGCCGTCACCGCGCGGCACGCGGAGGGGTTGCCGGGCGCGCGGATGCTGCCGTTGCCGCCGCGGGCGCTGGTCGCGGCGTGGCAGGCCGGGCTGCCGTACTGGCCGGGCGGGGACGCGGTGCACGCGCCGACGCCGCTCGCCCCGTCGCGGGTGCCGCGCGGCCGCACGTTGTCGGTGACCGTGCACGACACCGTGCCGTGGACGCACCCGGAAACGCTGACGCCACGCGGGGTTCGCTGGCACCGCGCGGTGATCGCGCGGGCGGCCCGGCGCGCTTCGGGGCTCGTCGTGCCGACGCGGGCGGTGGCGGACGACCTGCGCACGCGGGTGCCGGTCGGGGTGCCGGTGACCGTGGCCGGGCACGGCGCGGCGGCCGTGTTCACCCGCGACGACCTGCCCGAAGTGGACGTGCCGGAGTCCTACGTGCTGGCGATCGGGACCATCGAGCCGCGCAAGGGGATCGACGTCCTGGTCGAGGCGGTGTCGCGGCTCGGTGTGCCGCTGCTGCTCGCGGGGCAGCCGGGCTGGGGTGGTCTGGACCCGGTCGCGATGGCCGGGAACCGGGCGGACGTGCGGGTTCTGGGGCGGTTGAACGACGTTTCGCTCGCCGCGGTGCTGCGGCGCGCGTCCGTGCTGGCGGCGCCGAGCGTCGCGGAGGGGTTCGGGTTGCCGGTGCTGGAGGCGATGGCCGCCGGGGTGCCGGTGGTGCACTCGGACGCTCCAGCGCTGGTCGAGGTCGCCGGGGGAGCGGGGATGGCGTTCCCGCGCGGGGACGCGACGGCGCTGGCGGCGGCGTTGCGCGAGGTGCTGTCCAGTCCGGAACTCGCGGCTGACCTGGTCGCTCGTGGACGGGCGCGGGCGGCGTCGTTCTCCTGGGCGGGCGCGGCACGGGCCGTGTGGGCGGTTCACGAGCGCGCCACTTCGTGA
- a CDS encoding glycosyltransferase family 4 protein, with amino-acid sequence MGRGEPSVLIDATAVPADRGGVGRYVDSLVAALDEGGAPITVVCQPRDFRLFDRLAPHSRVVPAVQSTATRTARLIWEQTTLPSLARRLGVDVVHSPHYTMPLAGPSASVVTLHDATFFTDAVLHSSVKARFFRGWTRTALQRATLCVVPSKATASELARVARPRRQPEIIEHGVDVERFHPPTPDEVRAARAAIGLERMPYVAFLGALEPRKNVPALIRGFVKAVENRPDPPALVLAGQPGWDTQVENALAAAPLRLRVIRAGYLPFDSLAGFLGGAELVAYPSLGEGFGLPVLEAMACGACVLTTRRLSLPEVGGDAVAYCGVGPGDVAVALGELLDDPARRASLASAAQRRAKEFSWATSADKHREAYAKAWHLHQREQ; translated from the coding sequence GTGGGAAGAGGCGAACCCAGCGTCCTGATCGATGCCACGGCCGTGCCGGCGGATCGCGGCGGGGTCGGGCGCTACGTGGACTCGCTGGTCGCGGCCCTGGACGAAGGCGGCGCGCCGATCACGGTGGTCTGCCAGCCGCGTGACTTCCGGCTCTTCGACCGGCTCGCGCCGCACTCGCGGGTCGTCCCGGCGGTCCAGTCCACCGCGACGCGCACCGCGCGGCTGATCTGGGAGCAGACGACGCTGCCGTCGCTGGCGCGGCGGCTCGGGGTGGACGTGGTGCACTCGCCGCACTACACGATGCCGCTGGCAGGGCCGTCGGCGTCGGTCGTGACGCTGCACGACGCGACGTTCTTCACCGACGCCGTGCTGCACTCGTCGGTGAAGGCGCGGTTCTTCCGCGGGTGGACGCGGACGGCGCTGCAGCGGGCGACGTTGTGCGTGGTGCCGTCGAAGGCGACCGCGTCGGAGCTGGCGCGGGTGGCCCGTCCGCGGCGGCAGCCGGAGATCATCGAGCACGGGGTCGATGTGGAGCGCTTCCACCCGCCGACGCCGGACGAGGTGCGGGCCGCGCGGGCGGCGATCGGCCTGGAGCGGATGCCGTACGTGGCGTTCCTCGGGGCGCTGGAGCCGCGGAAGAACGTGCCCGCGTTGATCCGCGGTTTCGTGAAGGCCGTGGAGAACCGGCCCGACCCGCCCGCGCTCGTGCTGGCCGGTCAGCCGGGCTGGGACACGCAGGTGGAGAACGCGCTGGCGGCGGCCCCATTGCGCTTGCGGGTGATCCGGGCCGGGTACCTGCCGTTCGACTCGCTGGCGGGTTTCCTCGGCGGGGCGGAGCTGGTGGCCTACCCGAGCCTCGGTGAGGGGTTCGGACTACCGGTCCTCGAGGCGATGGCGTGCGGGGCCTGCGTGCTCACCACCCGGCGCCTGTCGCTACCCGAGGTGGGCGGCGACGCGGTCGCGTACTGCGGCGTCGGCCCCGGCGACGTGGCGGTCGCGCTGGGCGAACTGCTGGACGACCCCGCGCGCCGGGCGTCCCTCGCCTCGGCCGCCCAGAGGCGCGCGAAGGAGTTCTCCTGGGCCACGAGCGCGGACAAGCACCGCGAGGCGTACGCGAAGGCGTGGCACCTGCACCAGCGGGAGCAGTAG
- a CDS encoding glycosyltransferase family 2 protein, with the protein MARVTEPSRYGDGVAVVVVTYFPGEDLDRFLDSLEKATTRDVHVVVADNDSTDDALDRAEKRKNTHVLRIGENLGYGGGANRGVATLDDRYGWIVIANPDLEWEPGSLDTLVEAAQRWPRGGAFGPLIRDPDGTVYPSARLLPSLGRGVGHAVFGKIWPANPWTRAYRQEHAAPTERTSGWLSGSCQLIRRAAWDSVGGFDTRYFMYFEDVDLGDRIGRAGWHNVYVPSAAVTHIGGKATSRAPKKMLAAHHDSAYRYLADRHRGPAWKPVLAAVKLGLKLRLKFETRGK; encoded by the coding sequence ATGGCCCGCGTGACCGAGCCGAGCCGTTACGGCGACGGGGTCGCCGTGGTTGTCGTGACGTACTTCCCCGGTGAGGACCTCGACCGCTTCCTCGACAGCCTCGAAAAGGCGACCACCCGCGACGTCCACGTGGTCGTCGCCGACAACGACTCGACCGACGACGCCCTCGACCGGGCCGAGAAGCGCAAGAACACGCACGTCCTGCGCATCGGCGAGAACCTCGGCTACGGCGGCGGCGCCAATCGCGGCGTGGCCACCCTCGACGACCGCTACGGCTGGATCGTCATCGCCAACCCGGACCTCGAGTGGGAGCCCGGCTCGCTGGACACGCTCGTCGAGGCCGCCCAGCGCTGGCCCCGCGGCGGGGCCTTCGGCCCGCTCATCCGCGACCCCGACGGCACCGTCTACCCGTCCGCGCGCCTGCTGCCCTCGCTCGGCCGCGGCGTCGGCCACGCCGTCTTCGGCAAGATCTGGCCCGCCAACCCGTGGACCCGCGCCTACCGCCAGGAACACGCCGCCCCCACCGAACGCACGTCCGGCTGGCTGTCCGGCTCGTGCCAGCTCATCCGCCGCGCAGCGTGGGACTCGGTCGGCGGCTTCGACACCCGCTACTTCATGTACTTCGAGGACGTCGACCTCGGCGACCGCATCGGCCGCGCCGGCTGGCACAACGTGTACGTGCCCTCGGCGGCGGTCACCCACATCGGCGGCAAGGCCACGTCCCGGGCGCCGAAGAAGATGCTGGCCGCCCACCACGACAGCGCTTACCGCTACCTCGCCGACCGCCACCGCGGCCCGGCCTGGAAGCCGGTGCTCGCCGCGGTGAAGCTCGGTCTCAAGCTGCGCCTGAAGTTCGAGACGCGCGGCAAGTAG
- a CDS encoding sugar phosphate nucleotidyltransferase, translated as MTSELDVDAVVLVGGKGTRLRPLTLSAPKPMLPTAGVPFLTHLLSRIRGAGIRHVVLGTSYRAEVFEEHFGDGASLGLELEYVVEDEPLDTGGAIRNVADHLRADHAVIFNGDILSGADLRALVQTHLDTSADVTLHLQRVEDPSRFGSVPTDADGRVTAFLEKTPNPPTDQINAGCYVFRRPVLESIPAGRRVSVERETFPGLLEGGAHLHGFVDASYWLDVGTPEAFVRGSADLVRGLAPTSALPGPVGEALVLDGAEVAADAAVTGGSTVGAGAQVAAGARISGSVLFDRVSVAENAVVENSVLGVGARVGKGAVLKGVVLGDGAVVGAGCELLDGARVWPDVTLPDGSIRFSSDA; from the coding sequence GTGACATCGGAGCTTGATGTCGATGCCGTGGTGCTCGTCGGCGGTAAGGGAACCCGCCTGCGGCCGTTGACCCTGTCCGCCCCGAAACCGATGCTGCCCACGGCGGGCGTGCCGTTCCTGACACACCTGCTGTCCCGCATCCGCGGCGCGGGGATCCGGCACGTAGTGCTCGGTACGTCCTATCGCGCCGAGGTGTTCGAGGAGCACTTCGGCGACGGCGCGTCGCTGGGGCTGGAACTGGAGTACGTCGTCGAGGACGAGCCGCTCGACACCGGCGGCGCCATCCGCAACGTCGCGGACCACCTGCGCGCCGACCACGCCGTGATCTTCAACGGCGACATCCTGTCCGGCGCCGACCTGCGCGCACTGGTCCAGACCCATCTCGACACCAGCGCCGACGTGACGCTCCACCTGCAGCGCGTCGAGGACCCGAGCCGCTTCGGCTCGGTGCCCACCGACGCCGACGGCCGCGTCACCGCCTTCCTGGAGAAGACGCCCAACCCGCCGACCGACCAGATCAACGCCGGCTGCTACGTGTTCCGCCGCCCGGTGCTGGAGTCGATCCCGGCCGGCCGCCGCGTGTCGGTCGAGCGCGAGACCTTCCCCGGCCTGCTGGAGGGGGGCGCGCACCTGCACGGGTTCGTCGACGCCTCCTACTGGCTCGACGTGGGCACCCCGGAGGCGTTCGTGCGGGGCAGCGCGGACCTGGTGCGCGGGCTCGCTCCCACGTCGGCGCTGCCCGGCCCGGTCGGTGAGGCCCTGGTCCTCGACGGTGCGGAGGTCGCGGCGGACGCGGCCGTCACCGGCGGCTCGACGGTCGGCGCGGGAGCCCAGGTCGCCGCCGGCGCCCGGATCAGCGGGTCGGTGCTGTTCGACCGGGTGTCCGTGGCGGAGAATGCGGTCGTGGAGAACTCCGTGCTGGGTGTGGGCGCGCGCGTCGGCAAGGGCGCGGTGCTCAAGGGCGTCGTCCTCGGTGACGGCGCGGTCGTCGGCGCCGGGTGCGAGCTGCTCGACGGCGCCCGGGTGTGGCCGGACGTGACCCTGCCCGACGGTTCGATCCGGTTCTCCAGCGACGCCTGA